In the Paenibacillus sp. FSL H7-0357 genome, one interval contains:
- a CDS encoding sensor histidine kinase: MKSCLFRWNDLRLRYKLMVVYFAVVFIPVMLTNSAFYWKTAESVQRQKTADYHLSLEKNKETFQKMIEGLIGYSSALYSDVSLYNSLDTSYTDEDAMLQAYNTVINPALNRFVPIEKQLYNAYVYTNNPTLISAGVLKPLLKDKDLEVLYEELKNDQAPGKLLVYTNPSVCEDQTISPTKGACGQLYLSIIRKLDFYKGYSNYDKLLKIDIIPQFLENTLQDNSSSRLVYLLNPEEIVVFSSGGKAVGEVLGEQKTDHTMVLSRNFDNVSFLKGWKMVGVYPDNQALQAVLKSQSFILYLTIVNFLFPSVFIFQFSRSLNTRIGLLLKQIKRVKNQRFEPLPIKPSTDEIGQLTEEFNRMTVQISRLIQDVYLAELDRKQAQFNALQSQINPHFLFNTLESIRMNCVSNGELKTASIIRRLAKGFRRSIEWGNDRIPLREEMDFVSDFLEIQKFRFEQRFSYQLSMDDSALNILIPKLSILPLVENACIHGIENSGKTGLIQVSAHIHDGVLVIEVTDNGLGMDEEDMENLRDFMEKGVNYGRHVGLKNVHDRLKWHFGLAAVLNIDSKAGEGTSVKIYVPVSEE; encoded by the coding sequence GTGAAATCATGCTTATTTCGATGGAATGACTTAAGATTAAGGTATAAATTAATGGTTGTATATTTTGCTGTCGTTTTTATCCCGGTCATGCTGACTAATTCCGCTTTCTATTGGAAAACTGCCGAGAGTGTGCAGAGGCAAAAGACCGCTGATTACCATTTGTCCTTGGAAAAGAATAAGGAAACCTTTCAAAAAATGATTGAAGGATTGATTGGTTACTCCTCTGCACTGTATAGCGATGTTTCCTTATACAATTCACTGGACACCTCATATACCGATGAGGATGCCATGCTTCAGGCCTACAACACCGTCATCAACCCTGCATTAAACCGCTTCGTGCCTATCGAAAAACAACTATATAACGCCTATGTGTATACGAATAACCCTACCTTGATTTCAGCAGGGGTGTTGAAACCACTGTTGAAGGACAAGGATCTGGAGGTATTGTACGAGGAACTGAAGAACGATCAAGCTCCCGGCAAGCTGTTGGTGTACACGAATCCCTCTGTATGTGAGGACCAGACCATTTCCCCGACGAAAGGTGCGTGTGGACAGCTTTACCTTAGCATTATCCGCAAATTGGATTTCTATAAAGGGTATAGCAATTACGATAAGCTGCTCAAAATTGACATCATACCGCAGTTTTTAGAGAATACCTTGCAAGACAATTCAAGTTCAAGGCTTGTATATTTGTTGAACCCGGAGGAAATCGTGGTTTTTTCGTCGGGGGGCAAAGCTGTTGGGGAAGTGTTAGGGGAGCAAAAGACTGATCATACTATGGTGTTGTCCAGAAACTTTGATAACGTGAGCTTTTTGAAAGGCTGGAAGATGGTCGGAGTTTACCCTGATAATCAGGCTTTGCAAGCAGTATTAAAATCCCAGTCGTTTATCTTGTATCTTACGATCGTGAATTTTTTGTTTCCAAGTGTTTTTATTTTTCAGTTCTCCCGCTCATTGAATACAAGAATTGGACTTTTGCTGAAGCAGATTAAACGAGTGAAAAACCAGAGGTTTGAGCCTCTCCCCATAAAGCCCTCTACCGATGAAATCGGCCAGCTAACAGAAGAATTCAATCGGATGACCGTGCAAATCAGCAGGCTGATTCAGGATGTGTACTTGGCGGAGCTTGATCGCAAGCAGGCTCAGTTTAATGCGCTGCAAAGCCAAATCAATCCACATTTCCTGTTCAATACGTTGGAATCCATTCGCATGAATTGCGTGAGCAACGGAGAATTGAAAACGGCTTCAATCATCCGCAGGCTGGCAAAAGGCTTTAGAAGGTCTATCGAGTGGGGGAATGACCGGATTCCGTTGAGGGAAGAGATGGATTTTGTCTCTGATTTTTTGGAGATTCAGAAATTTCGCTTCGAGCAGCGGTTTAGCTACCAGTTGTCCATGGATGATTCTGCATTGAATATTCTGATCCCAAAGCTGAGCATCCTGCCGCTAGTGGAGAATGCCTGTATTCATGGAATCGAGAACAGCGGAAAAACGGGTCTCATTCAGGTATCTGCGCATATTCATGATGGCGTGCTTGTGATTGAGGTAACCGATAACGGACTGGGCATGGATGAAGAGGACATGGAAAATCTGAGGGATTTTATGGAAAAAGGTGTCAATTATGGGCGCCATGTTGGTCTGAAAAATGTCCATGATCGACTAAAATGGCACTTCGGATTAGCAGCCGTTTTAAATATTGATTCTAAAGCAGGTGAAGGAACATCCGTCAAGATTTATGTTCCTGTTAGCGAGGAGTGA
- a CDS encoding response regulator transcription factor: MLKTIIVDNEPKVREGLKKIIPWETFGFTLCGDAEDGKQALVLIERERPSLVITDIRMPLLSGLDLMMEVSGRFDCQFVVISGYGEFDYAQRALKYGAIDYILKPIDEEQLIEALQRTRCRIALANNSLPLEIPGNVVQNSEAVEEVIRYIREHYKEPLMIKEIADKVFLNPIYLGQLFKKQTGSYFNNFVHQIRVEEAKKKLKGSSNKIADIALSVGYSDSDYFVQQFKKLVGCTPSLYRGK; the protein is encoded by the coding sequence ATGCTAAAAACCATTATTGTCGATAACGAGCCGAAAGTGAGGGAAGGACTGAAAAAGATCATCCCTTGGGAGACATTTGGCTTTACATTATGCGGTGATGCTGAAGACGGCAAGCAGGCCCTTGTGCTAATTGAACGTGAAAGGCCCTCTTTAGTAATCACAGATATCCGAATGCCGTTGTTGAGTGGATTGGATTTGATGATGGAGGTTTCGGGCCGATTTGATTGCCAATTTGTCGTGATTTCTGGTTACGGCGAATTTGATTATGCCCAAAGGGCGCTGAAATATGGCGCTATCGATTATATTTTAAAGCCCATCGATGAGGAACAATTAATTGAAGCCCTTCAGCGCACACGGTGTCGTATTGCGCTTGCTAATAATTCCTTGCCACTAGAAATACCGGGGAATGTAGTGCAGAATAGCGAAGCAGTAGAAGAGGTCATCCGGTATATTCGAGAGCATTATAAGGAACCGTTAATGATAAAAGAGATAGCGGATAAGGTTTTTCTGAATCCCATTTATTTGGGTCAGCTCTTTAAAAAGCAAACCGGAAGCTATTTTAATAATTTTGTTCATCAAATCAGAGTGGAAGAAGCTAAAAAAAAATTGAAAGGCTCATCCAATAAAATAGCAGATATTGCGTTATCTGTGGGTTACAGCGATTCCGATTATTTCGTCCAGCAGTTTAAAAAACTGGTTGGCTGCACCCCCTCTCTTTATCGGGGGAAATGA